In a genomic window of Pangasianodon hypophthalmus isolate fPanHyp1 chromosome 1, fPanHyp1.pri, whole genome shotgun sequence:
- the LOC113534032 gene encoding uncharacterized protein LOC113534032 isoform X1 produces MASQNSSHADTCVAQTVMEDGQQFSRWNSSGKEQQHKYMKNSRSIKGFLTRYILNTWTLLNGERLKRVAFGEKDESKPHKTIIMVGETGVGKSTLINAMVNYMLGVDSTDRIWFEIIETKENQTDSQTYAVTVYDIFTEHSPFSLTIIDTPGFGKTEGTKEDVNVAESLLELFRSNDRVHEIDAVCLVVSSYTVRLTERQRYVFNAVLSLFGNDVKKNFVVFITHAPTKPTNSIKAIKDAKIPCAQNDDEEPLHFRFDNCHCENFYAKYDHEEENEQLFQDYQAAWDLFNTSMKDFLNFLNRSKPVSLKNTESVLTHRKQLVEHITRLKKLVKAMQLEYEVDESYKEKVPIDLSLGLSKEATCCSVCEENCHYPGCWWVRDLSWCTVMSKGKCTVCPGRCDYTAHVKEGKIYVKKTRKVKKALVDLKKKYETESEENKRWMSQLNKEITKQEKEMTRLVDECNKFMHFLQEIALKTDALSTLQDLDLLIKEAKETQHIEIVQKLEELKKMAEGKSKRARQ; encoded by the exons ACACTTGTGTAGCACAAACAGTCATGGAAGATGGTCAACAGTTCTCTCGTTG GAACTCCTCAGGGAAGGAACAACaacataaatatatgaaaaatagcAGATCAATAAAAGGATTCCTCACAAGATATATTCTAAACACATGGACTCTACTTAATGGTGAAAGACTGAAAAGAGTGGCATTTGGAGAAAAAGATGAGAGCAAACCtcataaaacaataataatggtGGGAGAGACAGGAGTAGGGAAGTCGACGCTCATCAATGCCATGGTCAACTACATGCTGGGTGTTGACAGTACAGACAGAATTTGGTTTGAGATCATAGAGACAAAAGAAAACCAAACTGATTCGCAGACATATGCAGTAACAGTGTATGACATCTTTACTGAGCACAGCCCGTTCTCTCTGACCATCATCGACACGCCTGGGTTTGGAAAAACAGAAGGTACAAAGGAGGATGTAAATGTTGCTGAAAGTTTACTTGAGTTATTTAGATCCAATGATCGGGTTCATGAAATTGATGCAGTGTGTCTTGTGGTGTCATCATACACTGTTCGACTCACTGAAAGACAGCGCTATGTTTTTAATGCTGTTCTCTCTTTATTCGGCAATGATGTGAAGAAAAACTTTGTTGTGTTCATCACACATGCCCCAACAAAGCCTACAAATTCTATTAAGGCCATCAAAGATGCCAAAATCCCATGTGCTCAGAACGATGATGAGGAGCCTTTGCATTTCAGGTTTGACAACTGTCACTGTGAAAACTTTTATGCGAAATACGACCATGAAGAGGAAAATGAACAACTGTTCCAAGATTATCAGGCAGCGTGGGATCTGTTCAACACAAGCATGAAGGACTTTTTGAATTTTCTAAATAGGAGCAAACCTGTAAGTTTGAAGAATACTGAAAGTGTGCTGACACATCGCAAGCAACTAGTGGAACACATAACCAGATTAAAGAAGCTAGTCAAAGCGATGCAGCTTGAATATGAAGTTGATGAGTCCTACAAAGAAAAGGTACCAATTGACCTGTCATTAGGTTTGAGCAAAGAGGCCacttgctgcagtgtgtgtgaggagaacTGTCATTATCCAGGATGCTGGTGGGTCAGAGATCTTTCATGGTGTACTGTCATGTCAAAGGGTAAATGCACAGTGTGTCCAGGAAGGTGTGACTACACTGCCCATGTTAAAGAGGGAAAAATCTATGTGAAGAAAACAAGGAAGGTGAAGAAGGCACTGGTAgatctgaaaaagaaatatgagACTGAGTCTGAAGAGAATAAGAGATGGATGAGCCaactaaataaagaaataacaaaacaagaaaaagaaatgaccaGACTGGTGGATGAATGCAATAAGTTTATGCACTTCCTGCAGGAGATCGCCTTAAAGACTGATGCTCTGTCTACACTTCAGGATCTGGACCTCCTGATTAAGGAAGCAAAGGAAACTCAACATATAGAAATAGTACAGAAGCTTGAAGAACTGAAGAAAATGGCTGAAGGGAAGTCCAAAAGGGCTAGACAATAG
- the LOC113534032 gene encoding uncharacterized protein LOC113534032 isoform X2 — MEDGQQFSRWNSSGKEQQHKYMKNSRSIKGFLTRYILNTWTLLNGERLKRVAFGEKDESKPHKTIIMVGETGVGKSTLINAMVNYMLGVDSTDRIWFEIIETKENQTDSQTYAVTVYDIFTEHSPFSLTIIDTPGFGKTEGTKEDVNVAESLLELFRSNDRVHEIDAVCLVVSSYTVRLTERQRYVFNAVLSLFGNDVKKNFVVFITHAPTKPTNSIKAIKDAKIPCAQNDDEEPLHFRFDNCHCENFYAKYDHEEENEQLFQDYQAAWDLFNTSMKDFLNFLNRSKPVSLKNTESVLTHRKQLVEHITRLKKLVKAMQLEYEVDESYKEKVPIDLSLGLSKEATCCSVCEENCHYPGCWWVRDLSWCTVMSKGKCTVCPGRCDYTAHVKEGKIYVKKTRKVKKALVDLKKKYETESEENKRWMSQLNKEITKQEKEMTRLVDECNKFMHFLQEIALKTDALSTLQDLDLLIKEAKETQHIEIVQKLEELKKMAEGKSKRARQ; from the exons ATGGAAGATGGTCAACAGTTCTCTCGTTG GAACTCCTCAGGGAAGGAACAACaacataaatatatgaaaaatagcAGATCAATAAAAGGATTCCTCACAAGATATATTCTAAACACATGGACTCTACTTAATGGTGAAAGACTGAAAAGAGTGGCATTTGGAGAAAAAGATGAGAGCAAACCtcataaaacaataataatggtGGGAGAGACAGGAGTAGGGAAGTCGACGCTCATCAATGCCATGGTCAACTACATGCTGGGTGTTGACAGTACAGACAGAATTTGGTTTGAGATCATAGAGACAAAAGAAAACCAAACTGATTCGCAGACATATGCAGTAACAGTGTATGACATCTTTACTGAGCACAGCCCGTTCTCTCTGACCATCATCGACACGCCTGGGTTTGGAAAAACAGAAGGTACAAAGGAGGATGTAAATGTTGCTGAAAGTTTACTTGAGTTATTTAGATCCAATGATCGGGTTCATGAAATTGATGCAGTGTGTCTTGTGGTGTCATCATACACTGTTCGACTCACTGAAAGACAGCGCTATGTTTTTAATGCTGTTCTCTCTTTATTCGGCAATGATGTGAAGAAAAACTTTGTTGTGTTCATCACACATGCCCCAACAAAGCCTACAAATTCTATTAAGGCCATCAAAGATGCCAAAATCCCATGTGCTCAGAACGATGATGAGGAGCCTTTGCATTTCAGGTTTGACAACTGTCACTGTGAAAACTTTTATGCGAAATACGACCATGAAGAGGAAAATGAACAACTGTTCCAAGATTATCAGGCAGCGTGGGATCTGTTCAACACAAGCATGAAGGACTTTTTGAATTTTCTAAATAGGAGCAAACCTGTAAGTTTGAAGAATACTGAAAGTGTGCTGACACATCGCAAGCAACTAGTGGAACACATAACCAGATTAAAGAAGCTAGTCAAAGCGATGCAGCTTGAATATGAAGTTGATGAGTCCTACAAAGAAAAGGTACCAATTGACCTGTCATTAGGTTTGAGCAAAGAGGCCacttgctgcagtgtgtgtgaggagaacTGTCATTATCCAGGATGCTGGTGGGTCAGAGATCTTTCATGGTGTACTGTCATGTCAAAGGGTAAATGCACAGTGTGTCCAGGAAGGTGTGACTACACTGCCCATGTTAAAGAGGGAAAAATCTATGTGAAGAAAACAAGGAAGGTGAAGAAGGCACTGGTAgatctgaaaaagaaatatgagACTGAGTCTGAAGAGAATAAGAGATGGATGAGCCaactaaataaagaaataacaaaacaagaaaaagaaatgaccaGACTGGTGGATGAATGCAATAAGTTTATGCACTTCCTGCAGGAGATCGCCTTAAAGACTGATGCTCTGTCTACACTTCAGGATCTGGACCTCCTGATTAAGGAAGCAAAGGAAACTCAACATATAGAAATAGTACAGAAGCTTGAAGAACTGAAGAAAATGGCTGAAGGGAAGTCCAAAAGGGCTAGACAATAG